Genomic window (bacterium):
GCTTTCTTCCATTAGGCAAATACAACCTTAGAAAATCCCAAAAGATTCTTTCTCGAACAGCTCCAAAATATTGTCTGTCTCTTTGATCCTGTCTGCGGCGATAGTATGCGATTTATCGAGAGTGATCGCTGCTGTTGACATATCACGAAACTTCTTGGCGGCTTCATAGCCGCCTTTGAGGTTTCTTGGGTTCATGGCAAATATTCTGAGCATGCCTAGTGCTCCTAATAGATCAAGTGCATCGGCATCCGTAAGCAAAACCGACTCAATGCACCTGTCCTCTGGCCCGCCATGATGATATTGGATGCAATCAAGCACGACCTTTTTCATTTCCTCGGACATGCCCTGCTCCGCCAAAAACTCCTCGGCAACCTCTCGCGACCTGTCGGCATGCCAAACACCCGGAACTGTCCATTTTTCATACC
Coding sequences:
- a CDS encoding HD domain-containing protein encodes the protein MNKEKIVELTYEYGGDWAVQHAERLIHLVALIGGGLEFDSDVIWLAAYLHDWGGYEKWTVPGVWHADRSREVAEEFLAEQGMSEEMKKVVLDCIQYHHGGPEDRCIESVLLTDADALDLLGALGMLRIFAMNPRNLKGGYEAAKKFRDMSTAAITLDKSHTIAADRIKETDNILELFEKESFGIF